DNA sequence from the Cucurbita pepo subsp. pepo cultivar mu-cu-16 chromosome LG06, ASM280686v2, whole genome shotgun sequence genome:
tttatatatatatatatatatttttttttaataatttagagcCCTTCAATTTGATTGATGTCATGTTTAAGTAAGTATATTTCTTTGTTATTGATagaatttactattttaagtGGTTATAGATtgattgtaaatttttaatatctttatcTACAATTATacaattatatcaaatgaatgtagataaataatttttttcaacaacctaactcaacctatttttgtgtttggttGAGTTACCAATCCAATCAACTTAAATTTTTGGATGGGTCCAAAAAATTTCCTCAACCATCCTAACTTAGACCATATACACCTTTAATAGATGCTCCTCTGTGTTTGATGCctatgtttatgtttttaagTATCTCAGGAATACttcatcaaatatttatatttttttaattgaagttCTACGTCCATTCcatactaaattttaattttaaaaattatttcttctaAGTGTTTAGtgatttaatttgtaattcaaCCATCTTTCGATTTGGAAGCATAAATAATCTCCCTATTAAGGCTACTACAAATCTATCTCGTCTAGTTTGGGggtattttttttggaaaacaTGTCTTTCTTCAAGAAAAACTAGACTAATTAACAAATTATCTTTCAGTGGTAAGATTTTCAAAACTACTTTTAAATGGACCAAAATTCTATATTTACCCTAATAAAAGTCATCCCAAACTCACTTCTATTCAATCGACACCACTAATTCCCTTCATTATAGCATTAAGCAGAGACAAGGAACAACTTACCTTCCCAAAGAGAGGCCAATATAACACCTTCCGTCGTGAGATTCTTTCAAAATCGCAGCACACGATCCCCTACAAAACAACTTCAGAGTTAGTCAAACGATTTAAGGAAATGGAAACCAATTATTTCCTCCAGCGTCATGATCAACACAGTTGTGTTTCGAACTCGATGACCATATGGACCCCTTATCTTACGATCACTAGCTACCGATTGTTGAATCACACTAGCAGCATTCTTGCATTTCTGACAAACATGCATCTGGGAAGAGTCACTAAGGCTGCTCATAAATTCAACATAAAAAATCAGCTGGATTCTCTCCTCTAATCTCTTATCATTATACGgttatattatttgatttctattatgttatattttagttCTTCATCAACTTTTAGATATTCTGTTCAGTCCCTACACTTTCTTAAGAAGTCACTTTAGTGATAggtttatttaaaagaaactaatcTACTTTGAAGTCAGAAAGTTGTTCCGGTAAGCATTTACTCAATCAACTAAAGCCAGAGTTTCTacgaaataatttaaaaattaacagTGACGACGACAATGGTAAACAGTTACCTGTGAAGCCGGTCTGTAATGGCATCAACAGAAGGAGTGGAGAAAGGAGTCGCAGATTTCAAACAACCACCAGAAGCAATCCCTTTACCGAGAGCAGCTTCCAATAGCTGACCAGAAGTCTGTCGCGAAGGAAAAAAACATGTgaattaataacaatatctGGAACTATCCCCTGGATGGTGAAGGGGAAATTCTCTTCAGACTCCAAGACAAGGAGACCAAACCTGGAGAAAGAGATAATGCTTCTAATTATACAAGATAGAAAGCACCATTAATTAAGTTACACACTAGCTACGCAATATGTTCGAGGCCCATCTAAAATCAGATCTATGTACCTGTCTCAGGCATACGACAGCACAACTTTCTGAACCATGCCCTTCACAGTGTGTTTCAGTTTGATACTGTGATCGGCTCCAGATTCCGCACATCCTCCAATGACAATGTTTCCACTCTGCAAATTTGCACCGATGTAAGGGAAGCCATTGTCGTctaattttacttttgagttttttccaaatttattgCACCATCAGAGTTTCTCCTCTTCTCCGAAGATTCTTTATTATCTACCTCAGCCTTGTAGCTCCGATATGCTCAGACCGAAACATGCCACGCTCCAAAGAGGCCCGGTTCATTACCAATGAATCCTCTTGGTTGCAACCCAGGTGAACATTGACTGCCATAATAGCATTCTGACCATCATAGAACTCGGGTTTTGGTACTATGCCGGTGTGGGATGACAGGTATCCCGGTGTTCCAAGGAAATCAGCAGTCATTGTACATAAAAGTGCCTTTGTGGATAGTGTAACTGGTGAGTTAAAGTATCCACACGAAAATGACATATCAAGTTCACAATGGGATCATCTCTGCCATAATCCATCAAATCTACTATTTCTTTGTCCGATGAAACACCAGGTgcaaagaataaataaatatctggAATGCACATGAAAAGAAGGTGGttaaaaaggaacaaaagtTAACCACTTGGATTAATATGCATGcagaaagagaaataaatatatattcaaaattgcaatacagagaaaaagatggtatcaattaatcatttttacaaaatatagtTAGTAGTGAACTAAAATTTCTTGACTAAATTTTATGTCCCATCAGGAGGCAGATCACATGCCTGAACATCGATCAAATAATTAAGCCTAATAGCTCTCTTTTCCAAGGCAACTATTTTCTAAGAAATACCATACTCATGATTTTCAAAATAAGCATGCTAATgttgtgttaaaaaaataattaaataaaaccaaTACATAATTCAATAccataaagttcaaaaaatatGAACACAACTCAATACTTTGCCACaggctttttatttatatttttagtgtATGCAAATTTAAAAAGGCAGCCAATTAACCATGAACCATGATGATCTCTATTAGATAATGTGAACTCCTGGATACATATTTATGTCAACTTGTCCAAGGTAATAAAAAACTCTTCAAACAAACAATCCATTAGATTGTTTGGTGACAGTAGAATTTAAGAAAACGGTGAATTTTATTTACAGATAATACACAACTATAAAGGGGACAAATGAGGGAGAGAAGTGTACTCACTTTTTCTGCAcctttgattaaaaaataacctcCATGATCAAATTCAGAGTCACGTTTCTGCTCATCCTTCATCCAGCAAAGGTCAGAATTCACCATCACAGGTAGCCTTCCTATAAAGAAATCCCTGTTATCTTGATTTATAAGATCCTCGTCGACATATTGATCTTTTCCAGTTTTGTCGCTTGTAACTAACCTTCGAGTATATACCTAGTCCATTACAAGTATCCAATAACTAATTAGGTATTTATTCAACCAACTCAGGGTCCACAAGTCATCAAACAAATATTAGCAATTTATTAGGTATGAAGGATAAGAAAAGACACGAAGACAGTAAAAATTACACAGTAAATTAAGCACCTCTACACTGAtattctttttcatccttGATGAACAAGTCATATTCTGAAGTCGAGCATGCCTAGGAAGCATGTTATACTCGCTGAAGCATACAATCAAAGGCCTTCTGAAGACCACTTTTTATGAAGTCATTGTACGAGTTGATTTGGTGACTGATAAGGCCGTCTGATTGAAAAACATCATTGCTGTCTTCTTACAAAAATCTTTTAGAAACGTTTCCCCCAGATCTGTATGTTGACTCGCtcagaatcatcatcatcatctgcATCCATACCTGTTTCAGGTGATAAGTCTTCCGCTTCACTATTCCACTCTATATCGTCCTTTGCGCCTAATGCTTCCATTAGTTTCTAGGTCTATAACAAATAAAGACATGCTTAAGAAACAAATACAAATGCTTAAGTTTCTCAAACAAGTAGTGTCACATAGCCTGCTGAATTTCTACGTAAAACAGGCAGACTAAACAGAAGCGTATCACAAAGCGACTATCAGACTAAACAGAAGCGTATCACAAAGCGTCTATCAGACAGGCATACTCAAGTATTCCAAGTAAAACAGGCAGACTGACCAGAAGCGTCTATCAAACAATCTGCGGATTTACAACGTTGCTCGTGGATAAAGGTTAATCAACATTTTTACATACGTAGGGCCTGGTAAACAAGAATAGAGACAAAATCTGAAGTAAAAGCTAAGCCACTAACCAGTATCAGTCCACATACACGCTACACACACTGAACTcgtcaaaagaaaaaagttctCACGCTACGATGCTCGAAACACAGACTCAAAAGTCCACAATACCTAAACGTAAGCAGCAAATATCACTTCCTGCGACCAAGCAAGTAACAGAATCAAATACCTTAGATAATAAACCCTAGGCCAGCTCCTGCGGACTCCTCCTCCTGCTAAATCCGTTGGAAGAAATATCGGAATATAGCATCCACACAATGCCGTCGGCTCTTGCTCGAGCCAGACGCCAGTTTCAGAGAGAAGACGATCTTTCTCTACTGCAGAAGCAATGAATCGCAAGGAAATGGAGTGAATTAGCGTTGTCGACGAGACAAAAGCGTAAAAGACGGATGGAGTAGAGAACtgaggaaggagagagagagagagagagtgagagagagagagagaaagaacttTGAATAATGACAGTACGGAGGGGATATTTCGCGGGAGGGAAAATGAAGGCGGGAGACTGGTGGTATGTCCGAATGGTAAATAGGAAGAAATGTGATGGGGCTAATTGTAAATTCATTATTCCAAGGCAGTGCTTGGTTGTGATTGGGGACTTCTCGTatggtattattattattattactattaaattattattaaattattattattactaatctattattatttattattgttattattataaaaatagcaATTTAATCCTCTAGATTTTCTACCTTTTAAAAGAATAGTATCTGTGTttttaattagtattttattgCCCTTCTATATTTAGTgacatgaaaattattatttttatttgactaattacaattaaaaaataattaaatttaagatttataaaaaaaatataaaaactaaaatcaaataataccaGTCTCTTACATAATCTTTTTGTTAGTAAAAATAATACCTCTCTactgaaaatatatttttttagttgactttttgtataattattataattaagttaattgtatataaaaataactttaatttactacttattttaattttacttctaGGACCGGAGCGTATGTCTTAATGAGTTGAGTTGAACTTCACTAAAAGTTTACGGGTTAAATCCCGGAATGGGcttccattattattttgatctGAAATGACGACAGGATTACCGTtacaaatttttcaaaaatctcgGTTGGTTTTGATCCTTGCAAATACATTCATTCGAGGCGACATAGAAGGTACTCGACTTCGACTTCCTTCGTGAGGGGAATTACCCATTCGCTGTAAAGGCGAGATGCGAGCGATGGATCAATCGTATGCTTTCCTCCTTCGTTTGTGTTGTTGAGGGTAACTTCTTGCCCAAACACCATAGCCTTCTTCTCTACTCTCTTCTTCACCATCTCTTCCACTGCTACAAATGTTAATAGCTTCGTCAAAGTATCTCTTTCCTGAAAAAACAGTCAATGAACTTGGTTTTTATCAAAccccttcctcttcttctacttCATATATTATTGGCTAATTCAATCGTAATAAATTTACGATACCTTAGAGCGAATAGGAGTTTCGTATTCTTTAGGAGCATCCCTAAATTTCACCTCAGCTACGTATTTTCCACAGTGAATCCTCCTCGAAAGCGCCTGAGACTTAGTTGAATTGTTAACGTGAAAGaaattgtaacagcctaagcctaagcctaagcccaccgcagatattgtcctccttggactttcccttttgggattcctctcaagattttaaaacgcgcctgctaggaagaggttcaTGCACctttacaaagaatgtttcgttaccctctccaacaaatgtgtgatctcacaatccacccccttcgaggcctagtgtacacccccttcgggactcagtgtcctcgctaacacaccgcccaatgtctaactcttatactatttgtaacggttcAAGCCCAGCACTAACagatatcgtcctctttggCGTTTCCCTTctagactttccctcaagattttaaaacgcgtatactacAGTTACAAACATtgttctccaaccaatataggatctcacagaaATAATATTATGTTACCGTAGCTAACAAGACATTTCTCCAACAGGGTTGTATGTATTATCATGAAGAACCTAGAACAAAGAAGTTTACAAAGTGTCTTCGAGGCCCAGTGtacacccccttcagggctcagtgtcctcgctaacacaccgcccaatgtctaactctgatactatttgtaacggctcaagcccaccactaacagatacgGTCCTTTTTGGCctttcccttccaggcttcaaggtttccacaccattacaaagaatgtttcgttttcctctccgaccaatatgggatctcacaggaATAATATTATGTTACCATAGCTAACAAGACATTTCTCGACACGGTTGTATGTATTATCACGAAGAACCTAGAACAAGGTACAAGAAGTTTACAAAGTGTGTTTACCTGCAAACAAGCAAGATCACTAGCAGCAGTGGCTGCGTAGTTTCCATCGTCTCCATCGGCAACCAACAATGGTAAGAATTTGTCGAAGTAGAATTCCCATATGGCTTTGTTCATATTAATTGAAGCGCCTGAAGGATGCAAATCCTGGAAAAAACTTGGATTAGTTTGCGACAAATTGGCAACCAGAAAAGGCAACCTTCACAAATTCCAAAACAATCTGTCACCTTTGGATACTTGTGAGGGTTCACCAATGGACGAGGCAAGCTCTCAGGGAAGAACGGATTTTCTTCAGGATTCTCATATCTACCAGCCTGTTGACAAAAATCCAAACAGATAATCAGAAGAAAACATTCAAATTGAACGAGAATCTCAAATCCAGCTAAAAAGAAGTAACAAACGAACCAATAAGAACCAGCCTGGGCTACAACTGTTCTGTAATTAAAGTTTGAAAGTTTCTACAAATGGGATTTGATGTTTCTCATTTACAGCCATTTATGAACAATATGATTCACCATTCTAAACAATGGTCTACCCTCCCATGCAACCAAGCCATTACAGTAATATACAGCATGTTCTGTATCTCATCGGTTAAGCTGATGAGTTAAGATAATGATATCGATATTTGAAGCAGTGACGCTACAAAGTGTTCGAAACAAGATATCTTTTTGCTCTTgtattgtaacggcccaaatccaccgctagcatatattgtcctctttgggctttccctttcggacttcccctcaaggctttcaAACGAGTTTggtagggaaaggtttccacacccttataaatggtggtttgttctccttcccaaccaatgtgggacatcacatgtATCATGTTAAATCATCAATCTACTCAAAAGCTTAAACGGATGGATTatagtaaatttaattatatcggTACTTTAATCTAAGAAGATCAACAAAGCTCATGGAGCGGTTATGCAACACTTGCTTTGTAAGTGCCCATGCccaagctcaagcccaccgctaccacatattgttattttttggtttttcctttcgggatttccctcaaagtttttaaaacccaTTTGTtatggagaagtttccacactcctatagagaatgttttgttctcttccctaaccgatgtgggatctcacatgccTCCACTCACGCAAACAAGTCGGCTAAGAAGAGATGAACATCGGCTAAGAAAGCATACAACGTAAATGAACAAACACGAACTTACCTTGGCTTGAATGGCCTCAGTTTCTCTCACAATGAACTCGACCAAAGAACCAGAGAATCCAGGAATTGAAGCATTATTCTGAAGGTATATCTGCCGATTGAGAGGGAACCGAGCTCTCTCGATGAGACTATAAACAATAGAATTCTCCTGTCTGATCAAAGAGTCTCTTATTCCGTCAAGCGTCAATGTATCCGAAGCCGAAATTGGATTAGAGCTAACATCCGCCATGGCTTCTCTAGCCAATACCAAAAGAAACAGGATAAGAAACGACATGATCAAGAGAATATTGTCAGCCTCAACgatgaaatgaagaaatcgCTGGGAGGTTATAAATCCAAAGAAACGAGCGGGAAGTATGAATACAGCCAAAAATGGGAGTAGAAATTCACATCACCGTTAAAAAAATCCACgaacaaacaagaaataatGTCCATGCCTTAAAATAACTTGCGTTCACAAATCGCTTTgaaaggagagaaaaataCGGcattaaaaagtataaatCGATTAAGAAAAACGGCTGACCTGCACGTTTCGATTCGGCTCTGAAGCTAGTTTGCTCTTCCAGTTATAGAGGTTCGAGATCCGAGAAGAATTATGATAAATGCCAGCGCTCGAAAACTTGTGGCAAGGGAAGGACGAGGACCGAAAACAAGGAAACGTTCTGAGACGACGCTGAATTATTGACAAAGCGAAAGAAGAAATGGCTTCTAACCTACGAAAGATGAATTAATGAGAAAGAAGTGGGGATGGTGACGGTAGGCCGGACCTGCGGTGGGGAAGAATCGGCCGTAATTTCCGGCGACGGGATGATTCGGCGCGGCGTGATTGCCTGCTCTATGGGAGTGACGTGGCCCCCCACGCGGAATTCCAAATTGGTGAAGCagattttctttccttatctttcatttttttccctaCCATAATTATTGGTCCTTTTAAATATATCTTCTTTCGCAAACCGACATGTCGTAAAATTAACCCCTCCTGTTTTGGTAGCATGCCGACGAAAGAATGATGAAAGAAACTGTAACTGTTTTTTCTGGgctatttttttaacaacaattaaactttaaactttcaaaagaaaaCGTTGGAACAGCGGTAAAAATAGGCTCGTTTAAcaagtaaaaacaaaattacaagtGTATAAATAACTTCTTTTTGGTCTTCAAAGCTTGGTAAATAGGTGAATCAGCTAACTCCATTTAACAGTTGACAGGTGAAAATTTCAGGAATAATCAAACAAACACATTATAGAGCCGAACTGCATTCGCAAAAATTATTCACTTCGATTATCAAAGTAAGCATCCAAAAACCCAATCTCATAAAATAACACAACATAAAACACAGTAATGATGCACGAACCAACCATACATCCAGGGCCAGAAGGTGAGGTGGGGAAGAAGAGTTAACAGATACAAAGTCTCTGCTAATTAATTATACCATCATTTCAAGATTCAATCGAGGAATTTTGGCGACAAAAGCAGTTGACACGACGACGACTTAACTTGGTGTAAAAAGCAGCTAATTCTTTGGGCCGATATCCTTCAGGGCACAAATTTGTTCCTCTCCCATGGCAGACATCACCGACACGACAAGGTCCTTTCCTTCAGCAAAACCATCCTTAATCTGTGAATTTCAAACAACAGATTCAGTTTGTATTCATTAAGAAGTCAGATCATTACAAAAACAGAACATTAAGATTAAACCCATATGGCCATTATCTTCAAAAATCTCTTAAGAACAGAATATTAAGCCTGCTTGATTAACTCACGTCAAATTTCAAGGCTACACAATATCGAATCTGATTGTGCATTTACCTGAGAGAGCAGGCTGTCATCAGTTGGGAGCCTTAAGTCATCCTTGGTGTTGCCATTGTCAGTTAAAAGACTCACCTGCAGCAACAGAAAACCATCATTCAATTAACGAAACCAGCTTTACACGCTGCAGAATACACGAATGACCCATTGCTTCCTTCAATGGTTAATAATCagcaccccccccccccccccccccNAACACGTGACCGTGACTAACCAATTGCCCGGCTCCTTCCCATACAAATCTATGCAAGTAGATAGGACAATCTGACAGAGATTCACCTCTGGAATTGATTACGAAAACAAACTGAAACATGTGTActtccaaaaaaaatctagGTATCTATACAAACATATTTAAACTCTACAAACAAGTATATCGAAATCATCAAGACcaatttaattcaaacaaactCATATAACCAAATTACTCACAAATCCATCCTCAGAGATATCAATCAGCTGATAATCAGTACGATTAACATGAGGCACCTGCAAAGCATGAAATAAAAGCCATTAGTGTAAATGGTAAAATCAAACACAGCACAATGATTCGCAAGCTAAATAGAGTCCTTACATCACAATTGTGGGATGATGGAACAATATCTTCGAGCTTCTTGGCAGTGAAGATGTCAATTCCAACAAAGTGACACTTCGCATGGCCGTGCTTGCCTGTCTTAGAAGTTGAAACCTCAACCACCTGCATTACCAAaccagagaaaaaaaaaaaaatcaaaaagtGGGTTTGGACCCACAGAAACATTGCTTAAAGAGTACGCTTGAAGACTACGTGCTTATCCACTTTAATgcctaaaattataatttagtagTATTATTCAATTAGTCTTCTAGAAGCCTCGTTAGACTCTTACACGAATTATTGGAAGCAAGAACACTTCCAATAAAATAAACGCGCCACGTGGTTCGTGAAGAGAAAATACCCAAATGGTAAATATGATACCGATAAAATTATGTTCTCCAGATAAAATCAAGATTCAATTACAACTACACTGGAAACAACTGTTAACACCAGCGTCCTCTCAGGAAAGGTTGGAGGAGAAAATAGCACACTGTTGAACGTTGACCAAACGAAACCCAACCATCAAGAGACTCTTCGAAGtcatagttaaaaaaaaaaaacctcgaAACTCTGAACAAATATTGTCGGTATAATCGACAATGGTAATTTCAACATCAGATTCATTAATTCTTCCTAATCTAACACTCAATCATACGCAATAAATCACACGGAAATCAGTACAATCAGTAATCGGGCAAAATAAAACTCTCAAATCAACCAAAGATCTAAACGCCCCATACAAAACTCAACCCTAAACATCACAAATCGAACCACACAAAACAACATCCAACGATTAAAACACGAGAAAATCAAACCATCGCAACAAACGCACTAAGGCAATagacaaaaacaacaaatcacCTTGCATGGACGGTTCTTGATGACGATGTAACCGTTCTTCCGGATGGTACCGGCCTGTTGCGGGTAGGTTTTGGAGGCTCCGGCGTCGGCCTTGGATTCGAAGTGGTGCTCCTCGTCCGACATGGCTGAAGATTTAGTTCTTCTGCAGCTTCCgagcttcttcttctgtgTCAAACAGTGCGATTCGGTGGAAGCAGAAGGAAAACGAGAGGAAGGAGGAGCGTACGAGTCAAGAGGACGAGGCCAATTTATAGCATCACGTTTCAAGTGGACACGTATGTAccaattagggtttctgacGCGAGCCCCCTAAACAATTTTGGTAATTCCTTTTTTCCCCAATTTCTGTGCGAAAACGATCTCAGCCGTCGCTTCTTTTGTTATACCTTTTGACGGTCAGATTATcctcaacattttttaaatatatttttatttagatgcTTCCTTATCTGTCAAATGACCTAtcagtttttcttttctttttaatcaattaatttattattattatttatttattaaatgttaCATTACCTATCACTTAGCTTTCAAGTATAATAATCTCTACACTTTAATCTTAACCGCTTATATTAAATATCTCCAACCGTTCGATTATCTTTTAAAGTCAAATTATGATGCggttacatttaattaaacttttatttaatctataaatattttaaaaaattgaaccaaatagtttaatttcaaagctatcattaaaattataaaccaaGCATAGTTAGATAGAGTTAATTATTAATAGAAATGATAGTCGAAATTCACCTAATTGTTTGATTATGTCACGTCGTGAAAAATTTAACCTATAATCGAGTGGATAATGAAaccacttttattttttttaataaaattatcgTTTTCTAATAAATGGGAGGTAACATTTCATCCTGCTTTATTGACAACATAATTAAGagataaacatattttaaaattttatttgttttattatctatttttttaaaaatagccaaatttacaaaatttacaaaaaaaaaaaaaaaacagcttttaaaaatttatttgtatgGTGATTggctttattttaattttttaatttttttttaaatctcgTATATCTTAAACAGCTTTTAAATCtcgtatattttaattttttaaacagcTTTGCGATGCCTTTTgcctttttatattttatttttgacaaTATATTCtatatacaaatttaatttgtggACGTCAACCTCTCTTTTAAGTCTTACCATTAATGAATGGGATCcgacttttttaaaaatattataaagaaattGACAGAATCATTCAAAAGgccaattttgaaaaatatttaatttttaaattttctttttatgtgaTTGAACATTGTGTTGCcatatttacattttatagtaattattattattttctgcATGTTATAGGAGATAAttgatatttcataaataattaagttatagttaaattaaatttaatagaaagAAGTTTATCAAAGGGAATCAACCAAATAGACcgttcattcaaattttactttaaaattgttaatgCGTAATTTTTACGCATAAATacttcatataaataaataaaaaataacgtGCGAATTTAtctcatttaaattatatatttttttaaaatcaaatatgaaaaaaagcaaccattttcaaaatttcccatttattattattatttataaattctgCACTGTTTTCATCTTATCCtactaatatttaattttgtagttaaactatatatatatatataattgtttagttttcagattttgggtttttttttttttttttttttttaatcctctTAAAAcatagataataaatataaataaattaataagtaGAGGGAgtgtttataaattaatttaaaaaaatcaaatatggaattttgtttttttttttttaaagcaattaattaaggtttttaaaggGATTAAATGGAatctaaagaaaaagtaaaaagaagtTTTAAAAGGAGGCCCTAAGACTCGAACTTTGGCATATTTGCAAGCATTTTGGcaaaattccaaatatttGAGACTTGAGGGGGATTTTGGCAAAATTTTAGCAAGAGAATTTGCAATGGGACAGTACCTGATTAAGATAAGAAGGAATCTGATTGCATGGTCGGTTGTGATTTTTGAATTGACAATTCATTCCACCCTCTCATGGTCTTCGGTGCGCATCTTCAAAATAAAGTAACCTACACCCCTGCTTTCGGCATGTCCATATCCCTGTTCATCATCATTCCAACCTCACATATTAACGTGGatacctcttcctagtagacacgtgttaaaaccgtgagactgacgacgatacgtaacaagctaaaacgaacaatatctactagtggtagactttggctgttacaaatggtatcagaactagatatcgaacggtgtgccaacaaggacattgGACACTCAagagtggattgtaagatcccgaattggttagagaggagaacaaaatatttcttataaggatgtggaaacttctccctaatagacgtgtgtTAAAATCGTACAACTGACGACAATATGAGTCAAAACGGACAACAGAATGCAGCATTCCCATTACACATAGTATGTAAACCGTCTCGAAATAAATATGagaaagtagacaatatctactaataaTGAGTTTGGGcggttataaatagtattagaacTAGACATTAAGCAGTGtaccagcgagaacgctgggccaccaagggaagtggattgtgagatagcacgtcgattagagaggagaatgaaacattccttgtaaagagtgtggaaacctctccgtaacaaactcgttttaaaactttgaaaaaaaaaaatctactgGGGCTACCTGCTTGAGCTTGGGCCGATAGAATTGTACTCCATGA
Encoded proteins:
- the LOC111797066 gene encoding chorismate mutase 2-like isoform X1 codes for the protein MSFLILFLLVLAREAMADVSSNPISASDTLTLDGIRDSLIRQENSIVYSLIERARFPLNRQIYLQNNASIPGFSGSLVEFIVRETEAIQAKAGRYENPEENPFFPESLPRPLVNPHKYPKDLHPSGASINMNKAIWEFYFDKFLPLLVADGDDGNYAATAASDLACLQALSRRIHCGKYVAEVKFRDAPKEYETPIRSKERDTLTKLLTFVAVEEMVKKRVEKKAMVFGQEVTLNNTNEGGKHTIDPSLASRLYSEWVIPLTKEVEVEYLLCRLE
- the LOC111797067 gene encoding eukaryotic translation initiation factor 5A-4, with the translated sequence MSDEEHHFESKADAGASKTYPQQAGTIRKNGYIVIKNRPCKVVEVSTSKTGKHGHAKCHFVGIDIFTAKKLEDIVPSSHNCDVPHVNRTDYQLIDISEDGFVSLLTDNGNTKDDLRLPTDDSLLSQIKDGFAEGKDLVVSVMSAMGEEQICALKDIGPKN
- the LOC111797066 gene encoding chorismate mutase 2-like isoform X2, with translation MADVSSNPISASDTLTLDGIRDSLIRQENSIVYSLIERARFPLNRQIYLQNNASIPGFSGSLVEFIVRETEAIQAKAGRYENPEENPFFPESLPRPLVNPHKYPKDLHPSGASINMNKAIWEFYFDKFLPLLVADGDDGNYAATAASDLACLQALSRRIHCGKYVAEVKFRDAPKEYETPIRSKERDTLTKLLTFVAVEEMVKKRVEKKAMVFGQEVTLNNTNEGGKHTIDPSLASRLYSEWVIPLTKEVEVEYLLCRLE